In Spirosoma aureum, a single genomic region encodes these proteins:
- a CDS encoding ABC-F family ATP-binding cassette domain-containing protein has product MNYLSAENLTKSYGDRMLFRNLTFGVNRGDKVAIVGANGSGKTTLLSILAGSMPPDSGIVSHRKDISIGYLDQQPDLNDALTVMEVVLAGESAQLDAVRAYEHALAHDDHAALERAMSDMEKLEAWDYEAQIRQILGELGIQDVEQSVGSLSGGQRKRVALARVLIQNPDLLILDEPTNHLDLEAIEYLENFLNTNNGTLLMVSHDRYFLDRVCNQIAELDSGQLYTYKGNYAYFLEKKDERETAAASELAKDRNTFRRELEWMRRQPKARGTKAQYRIDAFDELKEKTSGKRNDGELDLNLRTSRLGSKILEVENLSKRFGEKILLDHFTYTFKRSDRVGLIGKNGMGKTTLMNMLTGQLRPDSGKIITGGTVKFGYYTQTELDLPESQRVIDVVQDVAEVMKLANGDTITASQLLTRFLFDRSKQYDYVAKLSGGEKRRLQLLLVLVQNPNFLILDEPTNDLDITTLNVLEDFLLNFSGCVLIVTHDRYFMDRLVEHVFVMEGAGKVRDFPGNYTDYREWRDSQPKSTSQNDKPAASAPKNQTPPPVVSSATVDGNTNGARKKLSFKEIREYETLEKEIESLEQRKAEVIGLLNTGGHHEQLTAWAREIEEIDQSIAEKSDRWLELAEYI; this is encoded by the coding sequence ATGAATTACCTTTCAGCCGAAAATTTAACAAAATCATACGGCGACCGTATGCTGTTCCGTAACCTGACATTTGGGGTGAACCGGGGCGACAAGGTTGCTATTGTCGGAGCTAATGGCTCTGGGAAAACAACGCTACTCTCGATCCTGGCCGGATCTATGCCACCCGATTCGGGTATAGTCAGCCATCGGAAAGACATTAGCATCGGTTACCTCGATCAGCAACCTGATCTCAACGATGCACTGACCGTGATGGAAGTCGTTCTGGCGGGCGAGAGTGCGCAGCTCGATGCCGTACGGGCTTATGAACACGCGCTTGCCCACGACGACCATGCGGCTCTCGAACGGGCCATGTCGGATATGGAAAAGCTGGAGGCCTGGGATTATGAAGCCCAGATCCGGCAAATTCTGGGCGAGCTAGGTATTCAGGATGTTGAGCAGTCGGTTGGGTCGCTATCGGGCGGGCAACGCAAACGGGTTGCACTGGCGCGTGTACTGATTCAAAACCCCGACCTGCTTATTCTCGACGAGCCAACCAACCACCTCGATCTGGAAGCGATCGAATACCTCGAAAATTTCCTGAACACGAACAATGGTACGCTGCTGATGGTCTCTCACGACCGCTACTTTCTTGACCGGGTCTGCAACCAGATTGCCGAGTTAGATAGTGGGCAGCTTTATACCTACAAGGGCAATTACGCCTATTTTCTGGAGAAGAAAGACGAGCGCGAAACAGCGGCTGCCTCTGAACTGGCTAAAGATCGCAACACATTCCGGCGCGAGCTGGAATGGATGCGTCGACAACCCAAGGCGCGCGGAACGAAGGCGCAATACCGAATCGATGCGTTTGACGAACTGAAGGAAAAAACCAGCGGCAAACGGAACGATGGCGAACTGGATCTGAATCTGCGTACATCCCGATTGGGCAGTAAGATCCTTGAGGTAGAGAATCTTAGTAAACGTTTTGGGGAGAAAATACTGCTCGATCATTTTACCTACACCTTCAAACGGTCCGACCGAGTGGGGCTGATCGGGAAAAATGGAATGGGTAAAACCACACTGATGAACATGCTAACCGGTCAGTTGCGTCCTGATTCGGGGAAGATCATAACGGGTGGTACGGTCAAGTTCGGGTACTATACCCAAACCGAGCTGGATCTCCCCGAAAGTCAGCGTGTGATCGATGTCGTGCAGGATGTAGCCGAAGTTATGAAGCTTGCCAATGGCGATACCATAACGGCCAGTCAGCTGTTGACTCGATTCCTCTTTGACCGATCGAAACAGTATGATTATGTTGCCAAACTAAGCGGTGGCGAAAAACGTCGGCTGCAACTCCTGCTCGTGCTGGTACAGAATCCGAATTTTTTGATTCTTGATGAGCCAACGAATGACCTCGATATTACGACACTCAACGTTCTGGAAGATTTCCTGCTTAATTTCTCCGGATGCGTGCTGATCGTTACCCACGACCGGTACTTCATGGACCGACTCGTCGAGCACGTTTTTGTGATGGAAGGTGCGGGTAAAGTCCGTGACTTTCCAGGAAACTACACCGATTATCGGGAGTGGCGCGACTCACAGCCGAAGAGCACTTCACAAAATGATAAACCAGCGGCATCGGCGCCGAAGAACCAAACTCCTCCGCCCGTGGTTTCATCCGCGACGGTTGATGGGAACACGAATGGCGCCCGGAAGAAACTGTCATTCAAGGAAATCCGCGAGTATGAAACGCTCGAAAAAGAAATTGAGTCACTGGAGCAACGGAAGGCCGAAGTTATTGGTCTGCTTAATACAGGTGGGCATCACGAACAGCTAACGGCCTGGGCGCGGGAAATCGAAGAAATTGACCAAAGCATTGCTGAAAAATCGGACCGCTGGCTTGAGTTGGCGGAATATATTTAA
- a CDS encoding formylglycine-generating enzyme family protein, translating into MHLKHLSVAIAITIGSVVQTTAQTTTTFKSYTQVIPGSDQTYALVAIPGGKFLMGSLPSEKGHKPDESPQHSVVIEPFYMGKYEVTWDLYDLFAFTNMEKEMAAKYTQTDANLAKTDATTRPSPPYVDMSFGMGRSGYPAINMTQYAAIKFCAWLYAKTGVFYRLPTEAEWEYACRGNDKNATLAYSFGSDVKKLGEYAVFNGNSGGGYKKVGTKKPNSFGLYDMHGNVMEWTQDQYIEGYYASVAKGTAKEPYAPTTTLYPNSVRGGSWDDDPTVLRSAARTPSAPAWKVLDPQSPKSDWWLTSASFVGFRFVRPAKTPTEEEIKAYYDIKPIKDY; encoded by the coding sequence ATGCATCTGAAACATCTCAGTGTAGCCATTGCCATTACCATTGGTTCGGTAGTTCAAACAACTGCACAAACGACTACCACTTTTAAATCGTACACACAGGTTATTCCGGGTAGCGACCAGACTTACGCCCTGGTAGCCATTCCGGGCGGTAAATTTCTGATGGGTAGTCTGCCTTCAGAGAAAGGTCATAAACCTGACGAAAGCCCGCAGCATAGCGTCGTGATTGAGCCCTTTTATATGGGTAAATATGAAGTGACCTGGGATCTCTACGACTTGTTTGCCTTCACCAATATGGAGAAGGAAATGGCCGCCAAATACACACAAACTGACGCAAATCTTGCCAAAACTGACGCGACCACGCGTCCCAGCCCACCGTATGTCGATATGTCGTTCGGGATGGGCCGTTCGGGATATCCGGCCATTAATATGACACAATATGCAGCCATAAAATTCTGCGCGTGGCTCTATGCCAAGACGGGTGTTTTTTATCGCCTGCCAACAGAAGCTGAATGGGAATATGCCTGTCGGGGAAATGATAAGAATGCTACGTTAGCCTATTCATTCGGAAGCGATGTGAAGAAATTAGGCGAATATGCGGTCTTTAATGGCAATAGTGGTGGCGGCTATAAAAAAGTTGGAACCAAGAAGCCAAACTCGTTTGGGCTCTATGATATGCATGGTAATGTAATGGAATGGACTCAGGATCAGTATATTGAGGGTTATTACGCATCGGTGGCGAAAGGGACAGCAAAGGAACCTTATGCGCCGACAACGACACTTTACCCAAACTCAGTGCGGGGCGGCTCCTGGGACGATGACCCGACTGTGTTGCGGTCGGCTGCCCGGACACCGTCGGCCCCAGCCTGGAAAGTACTCGATCCACAAAGCCCGAAATCAGACTGGTGGCTAACCTCCGCTTCGTTCGTAGGCTTCCGCTTTGTTCGTCCGGCCAAAACGCCAACTGAGGAGGAAATCAAGGCGTATTACGATATCAAACCAATCAAAGATTATTAA
- the folK gene encoding 2-amino-4-hydroxy-6-hydroxymethyldihydropteridine diphosphokinase: MKIFLLLGANLGDRVQTLNRAVDLIVKHIGPLAKQSSLYQTAPWGVTDQPDYLNQVLAVDTKLEPQQLLEQTQAIEQELGRVRFEKWGARVIDIDILFYGQQILQTETLTIPHPYLHVRRFTLVPLAEIAPDFVHPVLQKTIVELLDECMDESEVVIFNF, from the coding sequence TTGAAAATTTTTCTCCTTCTCGGCGCAAATCTTGGCGACCGTGTCCAGACACTGAACCGGGCCGTTGACCTGATCGTGAAACATATTGGGCCGTTGGCAAAACAATCAAGTTTGTACCAAACGGCTCCCTGGGGTGTAACAGACCAACCGGATTATCTAAATCAGGTGCTGGCTGTTGACACTAAACTGGAACCACAGCAACTGCTTGAACAGACACAGGCTATTGAGCAGGAGCTTGGTCGGGTGCGATTCGAAAAGTGGGGCGCCCGAGTTATCGATATTGATATCCTGTTTTACGGGCAACAGATACTCCAAACGGAAACCCTGACCATTCCGCATCCGTATCTGCACGTGCGACGGTTTACACTGGTGCCACTGGCCGAGATCGCACCGGATTTTGTTCATCCGGTGTTACAAAAAACAATAGTTGAGTTGCTAGACGAGTGTATGGATGAGAGTGAGGTAGTAATTTTTAATTTCTGA
- a CDS encoding pyridoxal phosphate-dependent aminotransferase, with translation MSATLDTVSLLADRINALEESSTLAMTKKARELAAQGHKVISLSVGEPDFKTPQHICEAAKKAIDDGFHGYSPVAGYPDLRKAIADKFKRDNNIDWKPENIVVSTGAKHSLANVIQVLINPGDEVIIFSPYWVSYSEMVKLAEGKAVVVDGSFENNFKVTPEQFEAAITDRTKIVMYASPNNPTGSIYSEAELRAIADVVARHDNIYVLADEIYEYINFTPEGHFSIGSIPEIAERVITVNGVAKGFAMTGWRIGYIGAAKWIADGVEKLQGQVTSGTNSIAQKATVAALTGTLEPSFEMTKAYHRRRDLVVKLLKEVPGFRTNVPEGAFYAFPDISYYYGKSDGTTAIENSDDFAGWLLTTAHVATVAGSGFGAPNCLRISTAASDESLAEAVQRIKDAVATLK, from the coding sequence ATGTCTGCCACGCTTGACACCGTGAGTTTGTTAGCCGACCGCATCAACGCGCTGGAGGAGTCGTCCACGCTGGCGATGACCAAAAAAGCCCGTGAACTGGCCGCTCAGGGCCACAAAGTAATTAGCCTGAGCGTCGGGGAGCCAGATTTTAAAACGCCCCAACACATCTGCGAAGCGGCAAAAAAAGCCATTGATGATGGTTTTCATGGCTATTCGCCCGTTGCTGGCTATCCTGATCTTCGCAAAGCCATTGCTGATAAGTTCAAGCGCGACAATAATATTGACTGGAAACCCGAAAACATCGTTGTTTCGACCGGAGCCAAGCACTCGCTGGCGAATGTGATTCAGGTATTGATCAATCCAGGCGACGAAGTAATTATTTTTTCCCCATACTGGGTTAGTTACTCTGAAATGGTGAAACTGGCCGAAGGGAAGGCGGTTGTCGTTGACGGTTCGTTCGAAAATAATTTTAAGGTAACTCCTGAACAGTTCGAAGCTGCCATTACCGACCGGACCAAGATTGTGATGTATGCATCGCCTAATAACCCGACCGGTTCGATTTATTCGGAAGCCGAGCTACGGGCCATTGCCGATGTCGTAGCTCGTCACGATAACATTTATGTACTGGCCGACGAAATTTACGAATACATCAACTTTACGCCGGAAGGTCATTTCAGTATTGGCTCGATTCCTGAAATTGCGGAGCGGGTTATCACTGTCAATGGCGTTGCCAAGGGCTTTGCCATGACGGGATGGCGTATCGGCTACATTGGAGCCGCTAAATGGATTGCTGATGGTGTTGAAAAACTACAGGGTCAGGTTACGTCGGGTACGAACTCAATAGCTCAGAAAGCTACTGTTGCCGCTTTGACGGGCACTCTGGAGCCATCGTTTGAAATGACCAAAGCCTACCATCGTCGGCGCGATTTGGTCGTAAAATTATTGAAGGAAGTACCTGGGTTCCGTACGAATGTACCCGAAGGTGCTTTCTACGCGTTCCCTGATATCAGCTATTATTACGGTAAATCGGATGGCACAACGGCCATCGAAAACTCGGATGACTTTGCTGGATGGTTATTAACTACCGCTCATGTGGCAACCGTTGCCGGTTCAGGTTTTGGAGCACCGAACTGCCTTCGGATTTCCACGGCTGCTTCCGATGAGTCACTCGCTGAAGCTGTACAGCGAATCAAGGATGCTGTGGCAACTTTGAAATAA
- a CDS encoding fatty acid desaturase, with product MATFTDFVRSNTTEPHRIRTRQILKSHPEIKKLIGQKNPTTFWVILGCVTLMTGMAYLVRDQSWWVVVAAAWFIGAFPAHTLFVCIHEAAHNLIFRKPSANMWAAIFANLPTVFPTALSFKNFHIKHHAFQGVHELDADLPDWYEAKLINNYAIGKAIWLLLFPIFQGIRTIRCRELAVIDKWVAANMIVQVAFDVLIVVLFGWKALIFLGLCLFFSVGFHPLGARWIQEHYLTLDKEQETYSYYGRLNGPNLNVGFHNEHHDFPSIPWNKLPEIKKSAPEYYDTLKYHTSFVRLFFRFLFDQEISLYSRIVRKERGRVTIADQSKPDLEIVQTQEYPAKVTA from the coding sequence ATGGCAACATTCACAGACTTTGTCCGATCAAATACTACCGAACCGCACCGTATTCGTACGCGGCAAATCCTGAAATCGCATCCCGAAATTAAAAAGCTTATTGGCCAGAAGAATCCAACGACATTCTGGGTTATACTGGGTTGTGTCACGCTGATGACCGGTATGGCTTATCTGGTTCGTGATCAATCCTGGTGGGTCGTTGTAGCGGCTGCCTGGTTTATTGGTGCTTTTCCGGCTCATACGCTGTTTGTCTGCATTCACGAAGCAGCTCACAACCTGATCTTCCGGAAACCGTCGGCAAATATGTGGGCAGCTATTTTTGCCAACTTGCCAACTGTATTTCCGACCGCACTGTCCTTTAAAAATTTCCACATCAAGCACCATGCGTTTCAGGGCGTTCATGAGTTAGATGCTGATTTGCCGGACTGGTATGAAGCCAAACTCATTAATAACTATGCGATTGGCAAAGCGATCTGGCTACTCCTTTTTCCTATTTTTCAGGGTATTCGGACGATTCGTTGTCGCGAACTGGCCGTTATCGATAAGTGGGTTGCGGCAAATATGATTGTTCAGGTTGCCTTCGACGTGTTAATTGTTGTCTTGTTTGGCTGGAAAGCACTGATTTTCCTTGGCCTTTGCCTGTTTTTCTCGGTTGGCTTTCACCCGCTTGGAGCCCGCTGGATTCAGGAGCATTACTTAACGCTCGATAAAGAACAGGAGACTTACAGTTACTATGGCCGACTGAATGGGCCTAATCTAAACGTAGGCTTTCATAACGAACACCATGATTTTCCTTCGATTCCCTGGAACAAACTCCCGGAAATCAAGAAGTCGGCTCCTGAATACTACGATACCCTGAAATACCATACGTCGTTCGTTCGGTTATTTTTCCGGTTCCTCTTCGATCAGGAGATTTCACTTTATTCACGGATTGTACGCAAAGAGCGTGGGCGGGTAACCATTGCCGACCAATCCAAGCCTGATTTAGAAATTGTACAAACGCAGGAATACCCAGCTAAGGTAACTGCTTAA
- a CDS encoding protein-disulfide reductase DsbD family protein: protein MKSFFALVVWLLLPLATFAQIIKPATWTYKPAKSSVKVGEIVELRFTVTIQAGYHVFSSDINPKMDGGPLPTAFTFTPNATYELIGKVRPTSKVETKYEEVFEGDVYLMHGPAQFVQKVKILKENPVIAGNIDYQVCTDRDGQCIPGNEDFSISGLVVSPPTTTSTAVASVPQTASVATSPTSQTTVAATSPAPALTATEASASAEPTVKEALKEPEQALDESATASGGSLWGFMLAAFLSGLVALLTPCVFPIIPATVSFFTNQQGGQWKALLYGAFIIGIYVLIGTVVSRVNGPAFANFVSTHWLPNILFFAIFFVFGLSFLGLFEIVLPNSLINKADERSEKGGIAGIFFMAFTLVLVSFSCTGPIVGSLLVASAGGEVIKPILGMAAFSSAFAVPFTLFAAFPQWLKNLPRSGGWLNSVKVVLGFLELALALKFLSVADQVYHWHLLDREVFLSLWVVIFALIGFYFLGKLRLPHDSEVKYISVQKLLLAIVTFSFVVYMIPGLWGAPLKALSGYLPPETSQDFNISQQSTGSLESANSISERIKYANLFHFPRGLQGFFDYKQGLAYAKKVNKPVFIDFTGHGCVNCREMEARVWSDPAVMSRLQNDFVLIALYVDDKTELPESDWYTSTYDQKVKKTIGGQNADLQITKYNNNAQPHYCLVNSDGKLLVAPKNYDRSVENFVAFLESGKAKF from the coding sequence ATGAAATCATTTTTCGCACTCGTTGTGTGGCTGTTGCTGCCTCTTGCTACGTTTGCCCAGATCATTAAACCAGCAACATGGACGTATAAACCGGCGAAGTCCTCGGTTAAAGTTGGTGAAATAGTTGAACTACGGTTTACAGTTACTATTCAGGCCGGTTATCACGTCTTCTCATCGGACATAAATCCTAAAATGGACGGTGGGCCACTACCAACAGCCTTTACGTTTACCCCCAACGCTACTTATGAATTGATTGGGAAAGTTAGGCCAACCAGTAAGGTAGAAACTAAATATGAGGAGGTGTTTGAGGGCGATGTGTATTTAATGCACGGCCCGGCTCAGTTTGTTCAGAAAGTAAAAATCCTGAAAGAAAATCCAGTTATTGCCGGTAATATTGATTATCAAGTCTGTACGGACAGAGATGGTCAATGCATACCCGGTAATGAAGACTTTTCCATTAGCGGCCTGGTTGTTTCCCCTCCGACTACTACATCAACAGCAGTGGCCTCGGTTCCCCAGACGGCTTCGGTTGCAACATCGCCAACCTCTCAAACCACCGTTGCAGCCACTTCGCCAGCACCCGCTCTGACCGCAACGGAAGCGTCTGCCTCGGCTGAACCAACAGTCAAAGAAGCCTTAAAAGAACCAGAACAGGCACTGGATGAATCCGCTACTGCATCGGGTGGATCGTTGTGGGGATTTATGCTGGCCGCTTTTTTGTCTGGTCTGGTTGCCCTCTTAACGCCCTGTGTTTTCCCGATTATTCCGGCAACGGTTAGCTTCTTCACCAATCAGCAGGGTGGCCAATGGAAAGCCCTCTTATATGGTGCCTTCATTATTGGGATCTACGTACTGATCGGCACAGTTGTATCACGGGTTAACGGACCAGCCTTTGCTAATTTCGTTAGTACGCACTGGCTGCCGAACATCCTGTTCTTTGCCATATTTTTTGTTTTTGGACTATCGTTTCTGGGGCTCTTTGAGATTGTACTACCGAATTCGCTGATTAACAAAGCCGATGAGCGGTCGGAAAAGGGCGGCATTGCAGGAATTTTCTTCATGGCTTTTACGCTCGTACTGGTATCATTTTCCTGCACGGGTCCGATTGTCGGTAGTCTACTGGTAGCCTCGGCAGGTGGTGAAGTCATTAAGCCGATTTTGGGCATGGCGGCCTTTTCGTCGGCTTTTGCCGTACCATTTACGTTGTTTGCCGCTTTCCCGCAATGGCTCAAAAATTTACCCCGGTCAGGTGGATGGCTCAACTCGGTTAAGGTTGTACTTGGATTCCTGGAATTGGCGCTAGCCTTAAAATTCCTGAGTGTCGCCGATCAGGTTTATCACTGGCATCTGCTCGACCGCGAAGTGTTCCTGTCCCTTTGGGTTGTCATTTTCGCACTGATTGGGTTCTATTTTCTGGGAAAACTTCGGCTCCCACACGACAGTGAGGTGAAATACATCAGTGTTCAGAAGCTTTTGCTGGCAATTGTTACCTTCTCTTTCGTGGTGTATATGATTCCCGGCTTGTGGGGAGCGCCCCTGAAAGCATTATCGGGCTACTTACCTCCCGAAACATCGCAGGATTTTAACATCAGCCAGCAATCAACAGGCAGCCTGGAGTCGGCAAACTCAATATCCGAGCGTATCAAATATGCAAACCTATTTCATTTTCCACGCGGTTTGCAGGGTTTCTTTGATTACAAGCAGGGATTGGCCTATGCAAAAAAAGTAAACAAGCCAGTTTTCATTGACTTTACAGGTCACGGTTGCGTAAACTGTCGCGAGATGGAAGCCCGCGTCTGGTCAGATCCCGCCGTTATGTCGCGACTTCAAAATGATTTCGTCTTAATTGCTCTCTATGTAGACGATAAAACCGAATTGCCTGAGTCAGACTGGTACACCTCAACGTACGATCAGAAGGTTAAGAAAACGATTGGCGGGCAAAATGCTGACTTACAGATCACGAAATACAACAACAATGCACAGCCGCATTACTGCCTCGTTAACAGCGACGGGAAGTTACTGGTAGCACCAAAGAACTACGACCGAAGCGTGGAAAACTTCGTCGCCTTCCTGGAATCTGGCAAGGCTAAGTTTTAG
- a CDS encoding phytanoyl-CoA dioxygenase family protein produces the protein MEATIDKEIALQELNRPYEVSQEAVNFYRKNGYVKLKQVLSPAVLDYYGDIITDLVFRLNTLIKPMEERTTYERAFLQIMNLWLEDERAKEFVFSKRLAKIATDLMGVQGVRIYHDQALYKEPSGGITPWHADQFYWPLASPNTVTVWIPLQATPMEMGPLAFAEGSQCVEIGRDVEISDESEKILADELQKLNFNVHDTPFELGEVSYHAGWTFHRAGPNVSDRPRKVMTMIYMDKDQTVMQPRNQFQVADHAKWLNNVAIGSQPQDDLNPVLFSY, from the coding sequence ATGGAAGCTACAATCGACAAAGAAATAGCACTTCAGGAGCTAAATAGGCCGTACGAAGTCAGTCAGGAAGCCGTCAACTTTTACAGAAAAAACGGCTATGTCAAGCTAAAGCAAGTGCTCAGCCCTGCTGTTCTGGACTATTATGGCGACATCATTACCGATCTGGTTTTTCGGCTTAATACCCTCATTAAGCCGATGGAAGAGCGTACAACCTACGAGCGGGCATTTCTCCAGATAATGAACCTTTGGCTTGAGGATGAACGGGCCAAAGAATTTGTTTTCTCAAAACGACTGGCAAAAATAGCGACCGATCTGATGGGCGTTCAGGGTGTTCGGATTTACCATGATCAGGCCCTTTACAAAGAGCCTTCGGGAGGCATTACACCCTGGCATGCCGACCAGTTCTACTGGCCATTGGCGTCGCCCAACACCGTAACGGTCTGGATTCCATTGCAGGCAACCCCGATGGAAATGGGACCACTCGCTTTTGCCGAAGGAAGCCAGTGCGTAGAAATTGGTCGTGATGTAGAAATCAGCGATGAAAGCGAAAAAATTCTGGCCGATGAACTCCAGAAGCTTAATTTTAATGTTCATGACACCCCATTTGAACTTGGCGAAGTGAGTTACCATGCAGGCTGGACGTTTCATCGCGCAGGGCCAAACGTTTCGGATCGACCACGTAAGGTGATGACCATGATTTATATGGATAAGGATCAGACGGTTATGCAACCACGAAATCAGTTTCAGGTAGCCGATCATGCCAAATGGCTCAATAATGTTGCGATCGGCAGTCAACCACAGGATGATCTGAATCCTGTATTATTCAGCTACTAA
- a CDS encoding helix-turn-helix domain-containing protein, producing MKALFEKLTFGEQSSLLVRRFRLPYFDAPWHYHPEYELTYIVKSYGRRFVGDHVEPFEAGDLVLLGPDLPHFWRNDDDFYQPDSDYQAESIVIQFSGEFTQQGLASVPEASAIRHLLERSRYGLRFSPSGIEAVRAQLELLPERTGLLQLLGLLKILDQLADDRNATLLASDGYQLAPGAAETERMKRVLEFMLTNFREEIRVEQIASIAGMASAAFCRYFKKRTRKSFVEYLNELRIGHARKLLTDVDMSIGQVGMECGFNNSSHFHRQFKLYTGMTPFRYQTLVKQK from the coding sequence ATGAAAGCTTTATTTGAGAAACTGACGTTTGGCGAACAGAGCTCATTATTGGTTCGGCGGTTTCGATTGCCCTACTTCGATGCTCCCTGGCATTACCATCCGGAGTATGAGCTGACTTATATTGTTAAAAGTTACGGACGCCGGTTTGTTGGTGATCATGTTGAACCCTTCGAAGCCGGCGATCTGGTATTGTTAGGGCCCGACTTACCTCACTTCTGGCGCAATGATGACGATTTTTATCAGCCAGATTCTGATTACCAGGCTGAATCGATTGTTATTCAGTTTTCAGGTGAATTTACCCAACAAGGGTTGGCTAGTGTGCCAGAAGCCAGTGCGATACGCCATCTCCTCGAACGATCCCGGTATGGCCTGCGCTTTAGCCCGTCTGGCATCGAAGCGGTACGGGCGCAGCTTGAGTTGTTGCCAGAACGTACAGGTTTGCTGCAATTACTTGGTTTATTAAAAATTCTTGATCAGTTGGCAGATGACCGCAACGCTACTTTGCTAGCTAGTGATGGTTACCAACTCGCACCCGGCGCAGCTGAAACTGAACGTATGAAGCGGGTTCTGGAATTTATGCTGACAAACTTTCGTGAAGAAATACGGGTCGAGCAGATTGCATCGATAGCTGGGATGGCTTCAGCGGCATTTTGCCGTTATTTTAAGAAGCGGACGAGGAAGTCGTTTGTTGAATACCTCAACGAACTGCGGATTGGCCATGCTCGAAAACTTCTCACCGACGTAGATATGAGCATTGGGCAGGTAGGCATGGAGTGTGGCTTTAATAATAGTTCGCATTTTCACCGGCAGTTTAAGTTATATACCGGTATGACCCCCTTTCGGTACCAAACCTTAGTCAAGCAGAAGTAG
- a CDS encoding YXWGXW repeat-containing protein codes for MKTMTNQWKALFVAGILFPALFTACTTTATTQSPPPTRVEVIPRAPSVRHVWIPGHYVRRRRNYAWVNGYYRVAPARYSAWTPGQWRQTRRGPVWVEGHWR; via the coding sequence ATGAAAACGATGACAAATCAATGGAAAGCCCTGTTCGTGGCAGGAATACTGTTTCCTGCCTTGTTTACGGCCTGTACCACTACAGCAACTACGCAAAGCCCTCCGCCAACTCGGGTTGAAGTTATTCCCAGAGCTCCTTCTGTCCGTCATGTCTGGATACCAGGCCATTACGTCCGTCGAAGACGGAATTATGCCTGGGTCAATGGCTATTATCGGGTAGCTCCGGCTCGTTATTCGGCCTGGACTCCCGGACAATGGCGTCAAACTCGTCGTGGCCCGGTTTGGGTTGAAGGTCATTGGCGATAA